A genomic window from Winogradskyella sp. J14-2 includes:
- a CDS encoding trans-sulfuration enzyme family protein, with protein MKTLGLNTICTHVGEVEDKQFKGAVSPIYLSSSYEFLDVDVKRYPRYFNTPNQEYLAKKIAALEHTEAALIFGSGMAAISHMFLAFLQKGDHLVVQNTLYGGTVNFIKEEFPKYGIEYTFTKGYKVEDFEAAIQPNTKLIHIETPSNPLLTITDIKAIAKLGKAKNIITSIDNTFASPVNQNPIDFGIDMVMHSATKYFGGHSDICAGAVASSQDYIDRIWNVSKNLGGSLSDMTVWMLERSMKTLGLRVKAQTKNAMKMAKWLSKHPKIAKVYYPGLKSHPEHKLAKSQMKGFGAMLSFELIDGLDAYHFQKSLKLIKSSMSLAGVESTVISPHLTSHALLTQDERDKVGISDQLIRFSVGIEDVKDLKRDIEKAIAALK; from the coding sequence ATGAAAACATTAGGACTAAATACCATTTGCACGCACGTTGGCGAGGTTGAAGACAAACAGTTTAAAGGTGCTGTATCTCCCATATATTTAAGCTCATCATACGAATTTTTAGATGTTGATGTAAAGCGCTATCCACGCTATTTTAACACTCCAAACCAAGAATATTTAGCGAAGAAGATTGCTGCTTTAGAGCATACCGAAGCAGCTCTGATTTTTGGATCTGGTATGGCAGCAATTAGCCATATGTTTTTAGCCTTCTTACAGAAAGGCGATCATTTGGTGGTGCAAAATACATTGTATGGTGGAACGGTTAATTTTATAAAAGAAGAATTTCCAAAATATGGTATTGAATATACCTTCACTAAAGGTTATAAAGTTGAAGATTTTGAAGCGGCTATTCAACCTAATACTAAGTTGATTCATATTGAAACTCCTTCAAATCCATTATTAACTATTACAGATATTAAGGCTATCGCCAAACTTGGTAAAGCCAAAAATATAATAACATCTATTGATAACACGTTTGCTTCACCAGTAAATCAAAATCCGATTGATTTTGGCATTGATATGGTGATGCATTCCGCTACAAAATATTTTGGTGGTCATAGTGATATTTGTGCAGGTGCAGTAGCAAGTTCTCAAGATTATATTGATAGAATTTGGAATGTAAGCAAGAATTTAGGTGGAAGCCTTAGCGACATGACGGTTTGGATGTTAGAGCGCAGTATGAAAACTTTGGGCTTACGCGTAAAAGCACAAACCAAGAATGCTATGAAAATGGCGAAATGGCTAAGCAAACACCCAAAAATTGCCAAAGTCTATTATCCTGGTTTAAAATCGCATCCTGAGCACAAATTAGCAAAATCTCAAATGAAAGGATTTGGTGCTATGCTATCTTTTGAATTAATAGATGGTCTAGATGCCTATCACTTTCAGAAATCATTAAAACTCATTAAATCTTCTATGAGTTTAGCAGGTGTAGAAAGTACAGTAATTTCTCCACACCTAACATCACATGCACTTCTAACACAAGACGAGCGAGATAAAGTTGGGATAAGCGACCAACTAATTAGATTTTCAGTAGGTATTGAAGATGTAAAAGATTTAAAACGTGATATCGAAAAGGCTATAGCTGCACTAAAGTAG
- a CDS encoding MATE family efflux transporter gives MQSSKFSIRQFLKYLKIAISGKEQEFTSGSIRKAVFMLSVPMILEMLMESIFAIVDIFYVSQVSVNAVATIGLTESVITLVYAVAIGLSMAATAVVARRIGEKDREGASQAAVQVIGLGIIVAAVISVIGILFPKEILQLMGGEPDLIAEGYGYTQVLLGGNITIMLLFLINAIFRGAGDASIAMWALVLSNGLNIILDPIFIFGFGAIPAFGVEGAAIATTIGRGTAVIFQLLVLFYGWSKIKVGFKDLVLRVAVMLNLIKVSLGGIGQFLIGTSSWVFLMRIMSEFGSEVLAGYTIAIRVMMFTLMPAWGMSNAAATLVGQNLGAQKPNRAEASVWKTGKYSAIFMGFVSIVYLIFAPQIISWFTQEPEVIKNGALCLRIIAAGYVFYGYGMVIINAFNGAGDTKTPTWINFICFWLFQLPFAYLMALTFNFGPIGVFAAITSAEVLITIIGIVWFKKGYWKSVNI, from the coding sequence ATGCAATCAAGTAAGTTCTCTATACGTCAATTTCTTAAGTATTTAAAAATTGCAATTTCTGGAAAGGAACAAGAGTTTACTTCAGGTAGTATTCGTAAAGCTGTTTTTATGCTATCGGTTCCCATGATTTTAGAAATGCTAATGGAATCTATCTTCGCAATTGTCGATATTTTTTATGTTTCTCAAGTCAGTGTAAATGCCGTTGCAACAATAGGCCTAACCGAGTCTGTTATTACATTAGTATATGCTGTTGCTATAGGTTTAAGTATGGCCGCAACCGCAGTTGTTGCCAGACGAATTGGAGAAAAGGATAGGGAAGGAGCTTCACAGGCAGCTGTGCAAGTCATAGGCTTAGGTATTATAGTAGCTGCTGTAATAAGTGTTATAGGTATACTTTTTCCAAAGGAAATTTTGCAATTAATGGGAGGCGAACCCGATTTAATTGCTGAGGGTTATGGATACACGCAAGTGCTATTGGGAGGAAATATTACCATAATGCTTTTGTTTTTAATCAATGCTATTTTTAGAGGAGCAGGCGATGCATCTATTGCTATGTGGGCATTAGTGCTATCTAATGGTTTAAATATTATTCTAGACCCAATTTTTATTTTCGGTTTCGGTGCAATACCAGCATTTGGTGTTGAAGGGGCTGCAATTGCTACAACAATTGGTAGAGGTACAGCGGTCATTTTTCAACTCTTAGTATTGTTTTATGGCTGGAGTAAAATCAAAGTTGGTTTTAAAGACTTAGTGCTCAGAGTAGCAGTTATGCTTAACTTAATTAAAGTGTCGCTAGGTGGTATAGGTCAGTTTTTAATAGGTACATCTTCGTGGGTATTTTTAATGCGCATTATGAGTGAGTTTGGTAGCGAGGTATTAGCCGGATATACAATAGCTATACGCGTTATGATGTTTACGCTTATGCCTGCTTGGGGAATGAGTAATGCTGCTGCAACACTAGTTGGTCAGAATTTAGGTGCTCAAAAACCTAATAGAGCAGAGGCTTCTGTTTGGAAAACAGGAAAGTATAGTGCAATTTTTATGGGATTTGTTTCTATTGTTTATCTCATTTTTGCACCACAAATTATATCTTGGTTTACTCAAGAACCAGAGGTAATTAAAAATGGTGCACTTTGCCTAAGGATTATAGCCGCTGGTTATGTATTCTATGGCTATGGTATGGTAATCATAAATGCATTTAATGGTGCTGGAGATACCAAGACACCAACTTGGATTAATTTCATTTGTTTTTGGTTGTTTCAATTACCCTTCGCGTATCTTATGGCATTAACATTTAATTTTGGGCCTATTGGTGTATTTGCTGCAATAACTTCAGCAGAAGTGTTAATAACAATTATAGGGATTGTCTGGTTTAAAAAAGGTTATTGGAAATCTGTGAATATTTAA
- a CDS encoding Brp/Blh family beta-carotene 15,15'-dioxygenase produces MKFPVFNLIITVFLFWLTIQVDSQFEKYLSYILVCSVGILHGANDISILSILVKGYKGNKFFLALYIILILSNIFIFFTSPLFALIVFIAISCYHFGEQHYSHFIKQRGLKSSLFFFSYGFLIFGLLFYTNLNETNKIVFELAGVSIRKDIFLYFLWFGIISTILSTIINSKNFTAEFNYLQELFLILLFALLFNLATLLWAFAIYFVVWHSVPSLIDQIKVLYGDTNKIHWINYIKTSFIYWLISIVGLVLLYFGSIYLQFNFITSFFAFLAAITVPHVIVMYFFNKN; encoded by the coding sequence ATGAAATTTCCAGTATTTAACTTAATTATTACGGTTTTTTTATTTTGGTTAACTATACAGGTAGATAGTCAATTTGAGAAGTATCTATCGTATATTTTGGTCTGTTCTGTTGGTATTTTACATGGTGCAAACGACATTTCTATATTGAGCATTCTTGTAAAAGGCTATAAAGGAAATAAGTTTTTTTTAGCGTTGTATATAATTCTTATACTCTCAAATATCTTTATTTTCTTTACTTCGCCTTTATTCGCATTAATCGTATTTATTGCAATTAGTTGTTATCATTTTGGCGAACAGCATTACAGTCATTTTATTAAACAACGTGGTTTAAAGTCATCACTTTTCTTTTTTAGTTATGGGTTTCTAATTTTTGGACTACTGTTTTATACTAATTTAAATGAAACCAATAAAATTGTTTTTGAATTAGCAGGTGTGTCAATTCGTAAAGATATATTTCTATATTTTTTATGGTTTGGCATTATTTCAACTATACTGTCAACTATCATAAATTCTAAGAACTTTACCGCTGAGTTTAATTATTTGCAAGAATTGTTTCTAATCCTATTATTTGCACTTTTATTTAATCTAGCAACTTTACTGTGGGCTTTTGCCATATATTTTGTCGTATGGCATTCTGTACCAAGTCTCATAGATCAAATAAAAGTTTTGTATGGCGATACAAATAAAATCCATTGGATTAATTATATAAAAACATCATTCATATATTGGTTAATATCTATTGTTGGTTTAGTTCTGCTTTACTTTGGAAGTATTTATTTACAATTTAATTTCATCACTTCATTTTTCGCTTTTTTAGCAGCTATTACTGTTCCTCACGTTATTGTTATGTACTTTTTTAATAAGAATTAA
- a CDS encoding DUF2490 domain-containing protein translates to MRILLTVVFLVLVTTNLIAQNPSESHLGTWYTYGSHHRLSERFSINPCAELRFYETSSNYNLAFVSIRGNYHISNNETIGLGYAYLDIDTVFEFDHQPNVHEHRVYEQYAINHNISKLNIQHRARFEQRFLDFSNRNELQNRFRYRLSLKYNLSNTIFINVLEEPFVNFQDQAFHENRFYTGFGFKVTKHSQLQIGYLKQHIRKHNLNRIQIGISFKTDRRKPSTTLVQL, encoded by the coding sequence AACCAATCTCATAGCCCAAAATCCATCAGAAAGTCATTTAGGTACTTGGTATACTTATGGTAGTCATCATAGATTAAGTGAGCGTTTTAGCATAAATCCCTGCGCTGAGTTACGATTTTATGAAACATCTTCAAATTATAACCTAGCATTTGTTTCTATACGTGGCAACTATCACATAAGTAATAATGAAACCATTGGTTTGGGTTATGCTTACTTAGATATCGATACTGTTTTTGAGTTTGACCATCAACCAAACGTACATGAGCATCGCGTATACGAACAATATGCCATCAATCATAATATATCAAAATTAAACATTCAACACAGAGCTAGATTTGAACAACGCTTTTTAGACTTTTCAAACAGAAATGAACTTCAAAATCGATTTAGATATCGATTAAGTTTAAAATATAATTTAAGTAATACTATTTTCATAAACGTTTTAGAAGAACCTTTTGTAAACTTTCAAGATCAGGCATTTCATGAAAACCGTTTTTACACAGGTTTTGGTTTTAAAGTCACCAAACATTCGCAATTACAAATAGGCTATTTAAAACAGCATATTCGAAAACACAATCTCAACAGAATACAAATTGGTATTAGCTTTAAAACTGACAGACGCAAACCTAGCACTACTTTAGTGCAGCTATAG
- a CDS encoding bacteriorhodopsin-like has translation MTLLTILIDGVQKIATDDYVGFTFFVGCMAMMAASAFFFLSMNSFDKKWRTSILVSGLITFIAAVHYWYMRDYWGTYAESPTFFRYVDWVLTVPLMCVEFYLILKVAGAKKALMWKLIGLSVIMLVTGYFGEAVYRDQAWFWGLVSGVAYFVIVYMIWLGEAKKLAEQAGGAVLSAHKALCWFVLVGWAIYPLGYMAGTPGWYDGLAGLGLNMDVIYNIGDAVNKIGFGLVIYSLAVASSALKTAPENS, from the coding sequence ATGACATTACTAACCATTCTCATCGATGGAGTGCAAAAAATTGCAACAGATGACTACGTAGGCTTTACATTCTTTGTAGGATGTATGGCAATGATGGCCGCTTCGGCCTTTTTCTTTTTATCAATGAATAGTTTTGATAAAAAATGGCGAACTTCTATCCTCGTTTCTGGTCTTATTACCTTTATTGCTGCTGTGCATTATTGGTATATGCGAGATTATTGGGGAACTTACGCAGAATCACCAACCTTTTTCAGGTATGTAGATTGGGTATTAACAGTACCATTAATGTGCGTTGAATTTTATCTTATCCTTAAAGTTGCTGGTGCCAAAAAAGCATTGATGTGGAAATTAATTGGGCTTTCTGTAATAATGCTTGTCACAGGTTATTTTGGTGAGGCTGTTTACAGAGACCAAGCATGGTTTTGGGGCTTAGTATCTGGTGTTGCTTATTTTGTAATTGTTTATATGATTTGGCTTGGCGAGGCAAAAAAGCTGGCAGAACAAGCAGGTGGAGCAGTATTAAGCGCTCATAAAGCTTTATGTTGGTTTGTGCTTGTTGGCTGGGCTATTTACCCTCTAGGATACATGGCAGGTACACCAGGATGGTATGATGGATTAGCAGGATTAGGTCTTAATATGGATGTAATTTATAACATCGGTGATGCCGTTAATAAAATAGGATTCGGTCTTGTTATATACAGTTTAGCGGTAGCTTCATCAGCATTAAAAACTGCACCTGAAAATTCTTAA